The Amycolatopsis mongoliensis genome includes a window with the following:
- a CDS encoding DNA topoisomerase IB: MGRTRLRRSDVRGPGIRRIRRGRGFSYATSGGEPELLDRIKGLVIPPAWRDVWICPYPNGHVQAVGTDDAGRRQYLYHEQWRRDRDEEKHDRVLAMARRLPAWRASVEADLTGSGLTRKRVLAAALRMLDRGIFRTGGEEYAEENGTHGVATLLRSHAAVRGDECRFCYVAKGGLDREVVIRDAALASVVKSLLRSRADSDRLLVHREGRTWQEVHAADVNERFKELAGDDCTAKDLRTWTATVLAAAAFAAADLPSSEAARKRAEAGVMKEVSRALGNTPAVCRSSYVDPRLVEAYRAERTIAAAVKRAGRVDGDDARAVLEKACARLLSRA, encoded by the coding sequence ATGGGACGCACCAGACTCCGCCGCAGTGACGTGCGCGGACCCGGCATCCGGCGGATCCGTCGCGGCCGCGGGTTCTCCTACGCCACGTCCGGCGGCGAGCCGGAGCTGCTCGACCGGATCAAGGGCCTGGTCATCCCGCCGGCCTGGCGGGACGTGTGGATCTGCCCGTACCCGAACGGGCACGTCCAGGCCGTCGGGACCGACGACGCGGGGCGGCGCCAGTACCTCTACCACGAGCAGTGGCGCCGGGACCGCGACGAGGAGAAGCACGACCGCGTGCTGGCGATGGCCCGGCGGCTCCCGGCGTGGCGGGCCTCGGTCGAGGCCGACCTCACCGGATCCGGCCTCACCCGGAAACGGGTCCTCGCGGCGGCGCTGCGGATGCTCGACCGGGGGATCTTCCGCACCGGCGGCGAGGAGTACGCGGAGGAGAACGGCACCCACGGCGTCGCGACGCTGCTGCGTTCGCACGCGGCGGTCCGCGGGGACGAGTGCCGGTTCTGCTACGTCGCCAAGGGCGGTCTCGACCGCGAAGTGGTGATCCGGGACGCCGCGCTGGCGTCGGTGGTGAAGTCGCTGCTGCGCAGCCGGGCCGACAGTGACCGGCTGCTCGTCCACCGCGAGGGCCGGACCTGGCAAGAGGTGCACGCGGCCGACGTCAACGAGCGGTTCAAGGAGCTGGCCGGCGACGACTGCACCGCGAAGGACCTGCGCACGTGGACCGCGACGGTGCTGGCGGCGGCCGCGTTCGCCGCGGCGGACCTGCCGTCGTCGGAGGCGGCCCGCAAGCGTGCGGAGGCCGGCGTGATGAAGGAGGTTTCCCGGGCGCTCGGCAACACCCCGGCGGTGTGCCGGTCGTCCTATGTGGACCCCCGGCTGGTGGAGGCCTACCGGGCCGAGCGCACGATCGCGGCGGCGGTGAAGCGGGCGGGACGCGTCGACGGTGACGACGCGCGGGCGGTGCTGGAGAAGGCGTGCGCGCGTCTGCTCAGCCGCGCGTGA
- a CDS encoding FAD-dependent oxidoreductase, producing the protein MTALPEPLSLWVETAPAPDRTGVPVPAEADVAVLGAGIAGLTTALLLARRGRSVVVLEAERVAAGVSGHTTAKVSAQHGVKYAELTSRHGAEAAKTYAESQTAALEWVAATAAECGIDCGFTRADSYVYTTRENTVDALKREADAAAAAGLAASFVDEVALDVPALGAVRTTGQAHFHPRRWLLGLADEIERAGGTVVENARATALNGHTVRTSRGDVAAAEVVVATHYPVLDRGLYFARLEPVRDLVVAGPAAGNTPPEGMFLDADTHHSVRGYTEAGTPLVIAGGEHYRVGAHVNVERRYRRLAGWADAHAGLHRVTHRWSAHDLSTVDKLPYVGRYLPGTKHLWVATGFGQWGMTGGTSAGHVLAARILGEPHPAADLVDPNRFDARSVLGVAEDNLTVARYLIGDHVAALGRSDKLDDLRPGDAEVVRVGGELVAAHRDEAGQLHTVGAHCTHLGCLVSFNDAEKTWDCPCHDSRFGVDGEVVQGPAVRPLRRGPA; encoded by the coding sequence ATGACCGCTCTGCCCGAACCGCTTTCCCTCTGGGTCGAAACCGCGCCCGCGCCGGACCGCACCGGGGTGCCGGTGCCCGCGGAGGCCGACGTCGCGGTGCTCGGCGCGGGCATCGCCGGGCTCACCACGGCGCTGCTGCTCGCCCGCCGCGGCCGCTCGGTCGTCGTGCTGGAGGCCGAGCGGGTCGCCGCCGGGGTGTCCGGCCACACGACGGCGAAGGTCAGCGCCCAGCACGGCGTGAAGTACGCGGAGCTGACGTCCCGGCACGGCGCGGAAGCGGCCAAGACGTACGCCGAGTCGCAGACCGCCGCGCTCGAGTGGGTCGCCGCCACGGCGGCCGAGTGCGGGATCGACTGCGGCTTCACCCGCGCCGACAGCTACGTCTACACGACGCGGGAGAACACGGTCGACGCGCTGAAGCGGGAGGCGGACGCCGCGGCCGCGGCGGGCCTGGCCGCCTCGTTCGTCGACGAGGTCGCGCTCGACGTCCCCGCGCTCGGCGCCGTCCGGACCACCGGGCAGGCGCACTTCCACCCGCGCCGGTGGCTGCTCGGCCTGGCCGACGAGATCGAACGCGCGGGCGGCACGGTCGTCGAGAACGCCCGCGCGACCGCGCTGAACGGCCACACCGTCCGCACGTCACGCGGCGACGTCGCGGCGGCCGAGGTCGTCGTCGCGACCCACTACCCCGTGCTCGACCGCGGCCTGTACTTCGCCCGCCTCGAGCCGGTCCGCGACCTCGTCGTCGCGGGCCCGGCGGCCGGGAACACCCCGCCGGAGGGCATGTTCCTCGACGCCGACACGCACCATTCCGTGCGCGGGTACACCGAGGCGGGCACGCCGCTGGTGATCGCCGGCGGCGAGCACTACCGCGTCGGGGCGCACGTGAACGTCGAGCGCCGGTACCGGCGGCTCGCCGGCTGGGCGGACGCGCACGCGGGCCTGCACCGCGTGACCCACCGCTGGTCCGCCCACGACCTGTCCACAGTGGACAAACTGCCCTACGTCGGCCGGTACCTGCCGGGGACGAAGCACCTCTGGGTGGCGACCGGGTTCGGCCAGTGGGGCATGACCGGCGGCACCTCGGCCGGTCACGTCCTCGCGGCGCGGATCCTCGGCGAGCCGCACCCGGCCGCGGACCTGGTCGACCCCAACCGGTTCGACGCCCGTTCGGTGCTCGGCGTGGCCGAGGACAACCTGACGGTCGCGCGGTACCTGATCGGCGACCACGTCGCCGCGCTGGGGCGGTCGGACAAGCTCGACGACCTCCGCCCCGGTGACGCGGAGGTCGTCCGCGTCGGCGGCGAGCTGGTCGCCGCGCACCGCGACGAGGCCGGGCAGCTGCACACCGTCGGCGCGCACTGCACGCACCTCGGCTGCCTGGTCTCGTTCAACGACGCGGAAAAGACCTGGGACTGTCCCTGTCACGACTCCCGGTTCGGCGTCGACGGCGAGGTCGTGCAAGGCCCGGCGGTCCGCCCACTGCGCCGCGGGCCCGCCTGA
- a CDS encoding ATP-grasp domain-containing protein: MSTTIFVIGLDEENHRVLDRLPWAGTYRFHGLLSPEELQHGEIDFEALLKTAQHQLDAFDGDIAAIVTYWDFPAATLVPILCARYGLPSLSLEAVLKCEHKYWSRLEQREVIDELPNFGIVDLDDERPVPPEGVRFPMWLKPVKSFSSELAFKAANEGEFADAVAEIRAGVGRVGEPFGAVLDQVRLPPEIARVGGAACLAEEALHGVQAAVEGYVYHGEVVVYGALDSIDYPESSSFLRHQYPSQLGEEPVRRMREVAERVMKRIGYDNGTFSIEFFCDPESGQVALLEINPRHSQSHAELFEFVDGVANHEIMVRLGLGQDPGRRPRKGQYQIAGKWYLRRFEDGVVTRVPTREEIAAIRERIDGTRIEVVPEVGQRLSELPEQDSYSFELAQLFVAAHTEHEMVQKYQACVDALPFEFDKV; encoded by the coding sequence ATGAGTACCACCATCTTCGTGATCGGCCTGGACGAGGAGAACCACCGTGTGCTGGACCGCCTGCCCTGGGCCGGGACCTACCGGTTCCACGGCCTGCTGAGCCCGGAAGAACTGCAGCACGGCGAAATCGACTTCGAGGCGCTGCTGAAGACCGCGCAGCACCAGCTCGACGCGTTCGACGGCGACATCGCCGCGATCGTCACCTACTGGGACTTCCCGGCGGCGACCCTCGTCCCGATCCTGTGCGCCCGGTACGGCCTCCCGAGCCTGTCGCTGGAGGCCGTGCTGAAGTGCGAGCACAAGTACTGGAGCCGGCTCGAACAGCGCGAGGTGATCGACGAGCTGCCGAACTTCGGCATCGTCGACCTCGACGACGAGCGTCCGGTGCCCCCCGAGGGCGTCCGCTTCCCGATGTGGCTCAAGCCGGTGAAGTCGTTCTCCTCCGAACTCGCGTTCAAGGCGGCGAACGAGGGCGAGTTCGCCGACGCGGTCGCCGAGATCCGCGCCGGCGTCGGCAGAGTGGGGGAGCCGTTCGGCGCCGTGCTCGACCAGGTGCGGCTGCCGCCGGAGATCGCCCGGGTCGGCGGGGCGGCCTGCCTGGCCGAAGAGGCCCTGCACGGTGTCCAGGCGGCGGTGGAGGGATACGTCTACCACGGTGAAGTCGTCGTCTACGGCGCCCTCGACTCGATCGACTACCCGGAGAGTTCGTCGTTCCTGCGCCACCAGTACCCGTCGCAGCTGGGCGAGGAGCCCGTCCGGCGCATGCGTGAGGTGGCCGAGCGCGTGATGAAGCGGATCGGCTACGACAACGGCACGTTCAGCATCGAGTTCTTCTGCGACCCCGAGTCGGGCCAGGTCGCCCTGCTGGAGATCAACCCGCGGCACTCGCAGTCGCACGCCGAGCTGTTCGAGTTCGTCGACGGGGTCGCCAACCACGAGATCATGGTGCGCCTCGGCCTGGGCCAGGACCCCGGGCGCCGGCCGCGGAAGGGCCAGTACCAGATCGCCGGGAAGTGGTACCTGCGCCGCTTCGAAGACGGCGTGGTGACGCGCGTGCCGACCCGGGAGGAGATCGCGGCGATCCGGGAACGGATCGACGGCACCCGGATCGAGGTCGTGCCCGAGGTGGGGCAGCGGTTGTCCGAGTTGCCGGAGCAGGACAGCTACAGCTTCGAGCTGGCCCAGCTGTTCGTGGCGGCGCACACCGAGCACGAGATGGTCCAGAAGTACCAGGCGTGCGTCGACGCACTGCCGTTCGAGTTCGACAAGGTGTGA
- a CDS encoding ATP-binding protein — MTGPAASVHLVPEIRDRATVVTVTGTLGSETYPDLRNGLLKIVTDAPDGVIADIGGLTIEEDRLASLFATIALRIRDWPGVPFALVTPRPEHFVLLARQAVGRFVTVHPDVGTAERELDHPPRRRAVQLLAARVGASALARQFIARVCAEWQVPEHTEDALVIATELVENTIRHTDSAPRLRLELRRGVFTVAVADDDPRPAVLHERVDSTDPGLGLQMVAQIARVWGCSGSWAGGKVVWAVLARAGGRAGDPGRVRRAP, encoded by the coding sequence ATGACCGGCCCCGCGGCGTCCGTGCACCTGGTCCCGGAGATCCGTGACCGGGCGACGGTGGTGACCGTGACCGGGACGCTCGGCTCGGAAACCTACCCCGACCTGCGGAACGGCCTGCTCAAGATCGTCACGGACGCTCCCGACGGCGTGATCGCCGACATCGGCGGGCTCACCATCGAGGAAGATCGGCTGGCCAGCCTGTTCGCGACGATCGCGCTGCGGATCCGCGACTGGCCCGGCGTCCCGTTCGCGCTGGTCACTCCCCGGCCGGAGCACTTCGTGCTGCTGGCGAGGCAGGCGGTCGGCCGGTTCGTGACGGTGCACCCCGACGTCGGCACGGCCGAACGGGAGCTGGACCACCCGCCGCGGCGCCGGGCGGTGCAGCTGCTGGCCGCGAGGGTCGGCGCGTCGGCGCTGGCGCGGCAGTTCATCGCCCGCGTCTGCGCGGAGTGGCAGGTGCCGGAGCACACCGAGGACGCGCTCGTCATCGCGACGGAGCTGGTCGAGAACACGATCCGGCACACGGACTCCGCCCCCCGGCTGCGGCTGGAGCTGCGGCGTGGCGTTTTCACGGTCGCCGTCGCGGACGACGATCCGCGCCCGGCGGTGCTGCACGAACGGGTCGACAGCACCGATCCGGGCCTCGGACTGCAGATGGTCGCGCAGATCGCGCGCGTCTGGGGGTGCAGCGGGTCCTGGGCGGGCGGCAAGGTCGTCTGGGCGGTGCTGGCCCGGGCGGGTGGACGCGCGGGCGACCCCGGGCGGGTGCGGCGGGCTCCCTGA
- a CDS encoding CDGSH iron-sulfur domain-containing protein, with product MPHAERPRRVTVVPGGPVLVEGPVELGTPEGEVVRSDRFVVAVCACRRSKRFPFCDTSHRKRARTQSGSD from the coding sequence GTGCCGCACGCCGAGCGCCCCCGCCGCGTCACCGTCGTCCCGGGCGGGCCGGTCCTCGTCGAGGGGCCGGTCGAGCTGGGCACGCCCGAGGGTGAGGTCGTGCGGTCCGACCGGTTCGTGGTCGCGGTGTGCGCGTGCCGCCGGAGCAAGCGGTTCCCCTTCTGCGACACGAGCCACCGCAAGCGGGCGCGGACTCAGTCCGGCAGCGACTGA
- a CDS encoding iron-containing redox enzyme family protein, whose product MTTFTAAATLPASRGPLSASVLQTLLREQPRADLRFDGLADSDPLGDDLQLALHLCYELHYQGLPGVSADWEWDPELLRLRGALEARFLAALRENVPGGDDVPAALDTLLVEPLDVESVSHFLRDHGTWNHLREYFTHRSVYHHKEADPHAWVIPRLRGRAKAALVAVEFDEFGRGRAELAHARLFTDLLRAAGLPDGYLELADHVPGPMFAVVNMMSMFGLHRSLRGALCGHFAAAEITTAPSATRIDQALLRLEAPEACRFFFTEHIEADAVHEQVMRHDVLGDLLEQEPELAADVVFGIQATEFLEGRFGARLLDSWHTGRSSLRQSLPD is encoded by the coding sequence ATGACGACCTTCACCGCCGCCGCGACGCTGCCGGCCTCGCGTGGCCCGCTTTCGGCGTCCGTGCTGCAGACGCTGCTGCGTGAACAGCCGCGAGCCGACCTCCGCTTCGACGGGCTGGCCGACTCCGACCCGCTCGGCGACGACCTCCAGCTCGCCCTGCACCTGTGCTACGAACTGCACTACCAGGGCCTGCCCGGTGTGTCGGCCGACTGGGAGTGGGATCCGGAGCTGTTGCGCCTGCGCGGCGCGCTGGAGGCGCGCTTCCTGGCCGCGCTGCGCGAAAACGTCCCGGGCGGCGACGACGTCCCGGCCGCGCTCGACACACTGCTCGTCGAACCGCTCGACGTCGAAAGCGTCTCGCACTTCCTGCGCGACCACGGGACCTGGAACCACCTGCGGGAGTACTTCACGCACCGCTCGGTCTACCACCACAAGGAGGCCGACCCGCACGCGTGGGTGATCCCGCGGCTGCGCGGGCGGGCCAAGGCGGCGCTGGTGGCGGTCGAGTTCGACGAGTTCGGCCGGGGCCGCGCGGAGCTCGCCCACGCGCGCCTGTTCACCGACCTGCTGCGCGCCGCAGGGCTGCCGGACGGCTACCTCGAGCTGGCCGACCACGTGCCGGGCCCGATGTTCGCCGTGGTCAACATGATGTCGATGTTCGGGCTGCACCGGTCGCTGCGGGGCGCGCTGTGCGGCCACTTCGCGGCGGCGGAGATCACGACCGCGCCGTCCGCGACGCGGATCGACCAGGCGCTGCTGCGGCTGGAGGCGCCCGAGGCGTGCCGGTTCTTCTTCACCGAGCACATCGAGGCGGACGCGGTCCACGAACAGGTGATGCGCCACGACGTGCTCGGCGACCTGCTCGAGCAGGAGCCCGAGCTGGCCGCCGACGTCGTGTTCGGGATCCAGGCGACGGAGTTCCTGGAGGGCCGCTTCGGCGCGCGGCTGCTGGACAGCTGGCACACCGGGCGGTCTTCGCTGCGTCAGTCGCTGCCGGACTGA
- a CDS encoding carboxylate-amine ligase, producing the protein MNPDVLTFGIEEEFFVVDRRGHLSQAGDDVVDAAEAAADDAEGELQHELNRSQAETATDVCRTHAEALRQLGGLREGLARAARTRGYRLLAAGAPPLSQVDPPRITPNPRYQRMAEHFGATAWTSLTCGCHVHVAIPDKESGIRVLGRVRPWLPALLTITANSAIADGYDTGYASWRYHQWSRWPSAGPPPQFASLDEYESIVDGWLRSGAILDRGMIYWDVRLSEKQPTLEFRISDVAATPAEAVLLAVLARALVATALADDAPPPKLSNEVLRGRLWRASREGVTGCCPHPRSGDLEPVKVVLDDLIALTAPALEAAGDLDFAREGTARLTAEGGGADRQRRAFAERRRGEDVVDLVAGDS; encoded by the coding sequence GTGAACCCAGACGTGCTGACGTTCGGCATCGAGGAGGAGTTCTTCGTCGTCGACCGGCGTGGTCACCTCTCGCAGGCCGGTGACGACGTCGTCGATGCCGCGGAGGCGGCGGCCGACGACGCCGAAGGCGAGCTGCAACACGAGCTGAACCGGTCGCAGGCCGAGACCGCCACCGACGTCTGCCGCACGCACGCCGAGGCGCTGCGCCAGCTGGGCGGGCTGCGCGAAGGACTGGCCCGGGCCGCCCGCACCCGCGGCTACCGGCTGCTGGCCGCCGGCGCACCGCCGCTGTCCCAAGTGGACCCGCCGCGCATCACGCCGAACCCGCGCTACCAGCGGATGGCCGAGCACTTCGGCGCCACCGCGTGGACTTCGCTCACGTGCGGCTGCCACGTGCACGTCGCGATCCCCGACAAGGAGAGCGGGATCCGGGTCCTCGGGCGCGTCCGGCCGTGGCTGCCCGCGCTGCTCACGATCACCGCGAACTCGGCCATCGCCGACGGCTACGACACCGGCTACGCCAGCTGGCGCTACCACCAGTGGAGCCGGTGGCCCTCGGCCGGCCCGCCGCCGCAGTTCGCTTCGCTCGACGAGTACGAGAGCATCGTCGACGGCTGGCTGCGCTCGGGGGCGATCCTCGACCGCGGGATGATCTACTGGGACGTCCGGTTGTCGGAGAAGCAGCCGACGCTCGAGTTCCGCATCTCCGACGTCGCCGCGACACCGGCCGAGGCGGTGCTGCTGGCCGTGCTGGCGCGCGCTCTCGTCGCCACCGCGCTGGCCGACGACGCGCCGCCGCCGAAGCTGTCGAACGAGGTGCTGCGCGGCCGGCTCTGGCGGGCGTCGCGGGAAGGGGTGACCGGCTGCTGCCCGCACCCGCGGAGCGGGGACCTGGAACCGGTGAAGGTGGTGCTCGACGACCTGATCGCGCTGACCGCACCCGCGCTGGAAGCGGCGGGAGACCTGGACTTCGCGCGGGAAGGAACGGCGCGGCTGACCGCCGAGGGCGGGGGCGCCGACCGGCAACGGCGCGCGTTCGCGGAACGCCGGCGCGGCGAAGACGTCGTCGACCTGGTGGCCGGTGACAGCTGA
- a CDS encoding hemerythrin domain-containing protein gives MSTDAIVLLKNDHKTVERLFKEFEKAEEKAYREKRRIADAIIEELTVHAYIEEEIFYPAAREAVPETKDHVLESVEEHHVVVWMLSELLGLDPEDERFDAKMTVLTENVRHHVEEEEDEWFPEVRSAMGRKRLQELGQRMIDARPDAPKNPLELKSAKA, from the coding sequence ATGTCGACCGACGCGATCGTGCTGCTCAAGAACGACCACAAGACCGTGGAACGGCTGTTCAAGGAGTTCGAGAAGGCGGAGGAGAAGGCGTACCGCGAGAAGCGCCGGATCGCCGACGCGATCATCGAAGAGCTGACCGTCCACGCGTACATCGAAGAGGAGATCTTCTACCCGGCCGCGCGCGAAGCCGTGCCGGAGACGAAGGACCACGTCCTGGAGAGCGTGGAAGAGCACCACGTCGTGGTGTGGATGCTCTCGGAGCTGCTCGGCCTCGACCCGGAGGACGAAAGGTTCGACGCGAAGATGACGGTGCTGACGGAGAACGTCCGCCACCACGTCGAGGAGGAAGAGGACGAGTGGTTCCCCGAGGTCCGCTCGGCGATGGGCCGCAAGCGGCTGCAGGAGCTGGGGCAGCGGATGATCGACGCCCGGCCGGACGCGCCGAAGAACCCGCTGGAGCTGAAGAGCGCGAAGGCGTGA
- a CDS encoding amidohydrolase has protein sequence MEWHEELHERVDERIEQLDERLWAVATALHERPELSYEEHAAAERLTGELAADGFAVDTGVAGLPTAFLARAGSGRPCVALLLEYDALPGLGHACGHNLIAAAGLGAALSARDVLADSPGSLLVVGCPAEERGGGKVALAEAGVFDDVDAALTFHPGVHSWSSAPLTAQVELKVTFHGRAAHPTGNPEAGVDALAALIQAFGAVSALRQRLPAGSHVQGIITHGGEATNIVPDHAEGRFGLRALTTTALDRLAEDVGTCAQGAALATGAKVDVERLGRGFAHFRDNAVLSERFTEHLAACGIHATPPVPGVFPGSSDIGDVSARVPAIHPFVAITAEEYAVHTEEFAAASASPRGRSVMLASAAALARTAIDLRTHHALVSRAWDHFRSLERNGH, from the coding sequence ATGGAATGGCACGAAGAGCTGCACGAGCGGGTCGACGAGCGGATCGAGCAGCTGGACGAACGGCTGTGGGCGGTCGCCACCGCGCTGCACGAGCGGCCGGAACTGTCCTATGAGGAGCACGCGGCCGCCGAGCGGCTGACCGGGGAGCTGGCCGCGGACGGCTTCGCGGTGGACACCGGCGTCGCCGGGCTGCCCACGGCGTTCCTCGCGCGGGCCGGGAGCGGACGGCCGTGCGTCGCGCTGCTGCTGGAGTACGACGCGCTGCCCGGGCTGGGACACGCGTGCGGGCACAACCTGATCGCCGCGGCCGGCCTCGGTGCCGCCCTGTCGGCGCGGGACGTGCTGGCGGACAGCCCGGGATCGCTGCTGGTCGTGGGGTGTCCCGCCGAAGAGCGCGGCGGGGGCAAGGTGGCACTGGCCGAGGCGGGCGTCTTCGACGACGTCGACGCGGCGCTCACGTTCCACCCCGGCGTCCACTCGTGGTCGTCGGCCCCGCTGACCGCGCAGGTGGAGCTGAAGGTGACCTTCCACGGCCGCGCCGCCCACCCGACCGGCAACCCGGAGGCCGGCGTCGACGCGCTGGCCGCGCTGATCCAGGCGTTCGGCGCGGTCTCGGCGCTGCGCCAGCGGCTGCCCGCCGGCTCCCACGTCCAGGGGATCATCACCCACGGTGGCGAGGCGACGAACATCGTCCCGGACCACGCGGAGGGCCGCTTCGGACTCCGCGCGCTGACGACCACGGCCCTGGACCGCCTGGCCGAGGACGTCGGCACGTGTGCGCAGGGAGCGGCGCTCGCGACCGGTGCGAAGGTCGACGTCGAACGCCTCGGGCGCGGGTTCGCGCACTTCCGGGACAACGCGGTGCTCTCCGAGCGGTTCACCGAACACCTGGCCGCGTGCGGCATCCACGCGACCCCGCCGGTGCCGGGGGTCTTCCCGGGTTCGTCGGACATCGGCGACGTGAGCGCCCGGGTCCCGGCGATCCACCCGTTCGTGGCGATCACGGCGGAGGAGTACGCGGTGCACACGGAGGAGTTCGCGGCCGCGTCGGCGAGCCCGCGCGGGCGGTCGGTGATGCTGGCCTCGGCGGCGGCGCTGGCCCGCACGGCGATCGACCTGCGGACGCACCACGCGCTGGTCAGCCGGGCCTGGGACCACTTCCGCTCGCTGGAGCGCAACGGGCACTGA
- a CDS encoding ArsR/SmtB family transcription factor, translated as MARAATTADTFNAVAEPRRRQILDVLMSGERSVGDLVDALGLAQPQVSKHLRVLREVGAVDVRGDGRQRLYRLNGPALKPIHDWVKRYERTWSARFELLDGVLEELKEQEQ; from the coding sequence GTGGCACGAGCAGCGACAACGGCCGACACCTTCAACGCCGTCGCCGAACCCCGGCGGCGGCAGATCCTCGACGTCCTGATGAGCGGGGAGCGGTCCGTCGGCGACCTCGTCGACGCGCTCGGCCTCGCCCAGCCGCAGGTGTCGAAGCACCTGCGCGTCCTACGGGAGGTGGGCGCGGTGGACGTGCGCGGCGACGGCCGCCAGCGGCTCTACCGGCTCAACGGCCCCGCGCTCAAGCCCATCCACGACTGGGTCAAGCGCTACGAACGGACGTGGTCGGCACGCTTCGAGCTGCTGGACGGCGTCCTCGAAGAACTCAAGGAACAGGAGCAGTGA
- a CDS encoding SRPBCC family protein, which translates to MEITLPTDEQILITREFAAPKHLVYRAWTTPELVRRWWAGHRGTTTDVEMDLRPGGRWRYVLKTNDGAEVGFHGEYREVVPEEKIVYTEVFEMPGVDPDSVDGPLNTATFTALGADRSVLRLLTETGSKELRDMILESGMEGGVREQMVLIEELANSLR; encoded by the coding sequence GTGGAGATCACCCTTCCCACCGACGAGCAGATCCTCATCACGCGCGAATTCGCCGCACCGAAGCACCTGGTCTACCGAGCGTGGACCACGCCGGAACTGGTCAGACGCTGGTGGGCCGGGCACCGGGGCACGACCACCGACGTCGAAATGGACCTGCGTCCCGGCGGCCGCTGGCGGTACGTGCTGAAGACGAACGACGGCGCCGAGGTCGGGTTCCACGGTGAGTACCGCGAAGTCGTGCCGGAGGAGAAGATCGTCTACACCGAGGTGTTCGAGATGCCGGGTGTCGACCCCGACTCAGTCGACGGGCCGCTCAACACCGCCACCTTCACCGCACTCGGTGCCGATCGCAGCGTCCTGCGGCTGCTGACCGAGACGGGCAGCAAGGAACTGCGCGACATGATCCTCGAGTCCGGCATGGAAGGGGGCGTGCGGGAGCAGATGGTCCTCATCGAGGAGCTCGCGAACTCCCTGCGCTAG
- a CDS encoding helix-turn-helix transcriptional regulator: MLPTSARLLRLLSLLETRRDWTGADLAERLNVTTRTVRSDVGKLRELGYPVEASPGVQGGYRLGAGAQLPPLLLDDDEAVAVAVGLRTATGVAGIGETSVRALAKLEQVLPSRLRHRVQALQAATVSVPGTGPVVDADVLTAIASAIRAGERLRFDYRSHDRTASRRDVEPHRLVGLHRRWYLVAWDTGRDDWRTFRVDRMTPKVPNGPRFAPREPPEGDVTQFVQRSVGAATWRYHAKVRLHTSAAYVRARLPLAVEVTPEGPDRCVAEVGSDSAAMLSLYLGLLEVDFEVLEAPELAAELAKTGERFLRAASAGSSRAPR; encoded by the coding sequence ATGTTGCCGACCTCCGCCCGCCTCCTGCGGCTGCTGTCGCTGCTCGAGACGCGGCGCGACTGGACGGGCGCCGACCTGGCCGAGCGGCTGAACGTCACCACGCGCACGGTCCGCAGCGACGTCGGGAAGCTGCGCGAGCTCGGCTATCCGGTCGAGGCCTCCCCCGGTGTCCAGGGCGGCTACCGGCTCGGCGCGGGCGCGCAGCTGCCGCCGCTGCTGCTCGATGACGACGAAGCGGTGGCCGTCGCGGTCGGGCTGCGGACCGCCACCGGCGTCGCCGGCATCGGCGAGACGTCGGTGCGCGCGCTCGCGAAGCTGGAGCAGGTGCTGCCGTCGCGGCTGCGGCACCGGGTGCAGGCGCTGCAGGCCGCGACGGTCTCGGTGCCGGGCACCGGTCCCGTCGTGGACGCCGACGTGCTGACGGCGATCGCGTCGGCGATCCGGGCCGGCGAGCGGCTGCGGTTCGACTACCGCAGCCACGACCGCACGGCGAGCCGCCGCGACGTCGAGCCGCACCGGCTGGTCGGCTTGCACCGGCGCTGGTACCTCGTCGCGTGGGACACCGGGCGGGACGACTGGCGCACCTTCCGCGTCGACCGGATGACGCCGAAGGTGCCGAACGGGCCGCGCTTCGCCCCGCGCGAGCCGCCGGAGGGCGATGTCACGCAGTTCGTCCAGCGCAGCGTCGGCGCGGCGACCTGGCGCTACCACGCGAAAGTGCGGCTCCACACGTCGGCCGCGTACGTGCGGGCCCGGCTGCCGCTCGCGGTCGAGGTGACGCCCGAGGGACCGGACCGCTGCGTCGCCGAGGTCGGCTCGGACAGCGCGGCCATGCTGTCGCTGTACCTCGGGCTCCTGGAGGTGGACTTCGAAGTGCTCGAAGCTCCGGAGCTGGCCGCCGAACTGGCCAAGACGGGCGAGCGGTTCCTGCGGGCGGCTAGCGCAGGGAGTTCGCGAGCTCCTCGATGA